DNA from Bordetella genomosp. 13:
ACCCGCGTCGTGGTTCCGCTGCGCCTGCTCGACCGCTTCCCGGACCTGCGCATGCCGCAAGACCTGATGCCGGTCTTCGACATCGATGGCCAGCAGTGCTTCCTGGATACGCCAAAGCTGGCCGCGGTGCCTTGGCGCGAGCTCGGCGCTCCGGTCGACTCGTTGAAAGCCGAGCATGACCGCATCGTCGGCGC
Protein-coding regions in this window:
- a CDS encoding CcdB family protein, translating into MARFDVYRNPGAHAATTPFLLDVQSEHLAPLNTRVVVPLRLLDRFPDLRMPQDLMPVFDIDGQQCFLDTPKLAAVPWRELGAPVDSLKAEHDRIVGALDRLFGSF